One window of Inquilinus sp. Marseille-Q2685 genomic DNA carries:
- a CDS encoding bifunctional salicylyl-CoA 5-hydroxylase/oxidoreductase (catalyzes the conversion of salicylyl-CoA to gentisyl-CoA) yields the protein MRITVIGGGPGGLYFALLTKKARPDWHVAVHEQNRADDTFGFGVVFSDDTLDEFLSRDPESYERIRDRFAYWDDVAIHYKGETVRCAGNGFCGTSRMGLLQILQGRCREVGVELSFSDRIDPATLGQHFADSDVIVAADGINSAIREHFRDEFRPEVSIKANRFCWMGSTRPMGEFNYFFRQTEHGVICAHTYQYEADRSTWVFEMDEACWQGHGFAEADEEGSRDKLAAIFAEELDGHPLLLNRSMWRRFPRIFCERWWHRNIVLLGDAKASAHFSIGSGTKLAMECAIALSDAVVAHGETSVEAAFAAYDKARRTPCQVTQHNADVSLAWFEHMNRSFDMDPMQFAMVVMCRAKSITYDNLRIRDPEFVRRADDAFYERLFRETGDDYRSSRPTPMFTRFRLRGMELANRVVMSPMAQYSADRDGNLTDWHFVHYASHALGGMGLMFVEMTCPSPDARISLGCAGLWTDAHEAQWKRLVDFVHAHSETKIAMQLGHSGRKGSTQLGWENPDHPIAEPADNWPVISASPVPWIEGVSPVPREIDRAGMDRIKADFVQAVERAARAGFDHLELHCAHGYLFASFLSPLTNRRTDEYGGPVENRLRHPLEVFRAMRGVWPEERPMSVRISATDWKQGGIGEDDVFASVEAFRDAGCDLIDVSAGQTVPDQKPVYGRMFQVQFAEAIRNVPKMATMAVGAITEPGQINTILHTRRADLVALGRPHLWNPTFVRQAEAWYGVRGQAWPQQYWPGRDQAFREIARAADKQAELQIKARPRRHGR from the coding sequence ATGCGGATCACGGTCATCGGCGGCGGTCCGGGCGGCCTGTACTTCGCGCTTCTGACCAAGAAGGCGCGGCCGGACTGGCATGTCGCGGTGCATGAGCAGAACCGCGCCGACGACACCTTCGGCTTCGGCGTCGTCTTCTCCGACGACACGCTGGACGAGTTCCTGTCGCGCGACCCGGAGTCCTACGAGCGGATTCGCGACCGCTTCGCCTACTGGGACGACGTCGCGATCCACTACAAGGGCGAGACCGTCCGCTGCGCCGGCAACGGCTTCTGCGGCACCTCGCGGATGGGGCTGCTGCAGATCCTGCAGGGCCGCTGCCGCGAGGTCGGGGTCGAGCTGTCCTTCTCCGACCGGATCGACCCGGCGACGCTCGGGCAGCACTTCGCGGATTCCGACGTCATCGTCGCCGCCGACGGCATCAACTCGGCGATCCGCGAGCATTTTCGCGACGAATTCCGGCCCGAGGTCTCGATCAAGGCCAACCGCTTCTGCTGGATGGGCTCGACCCGGCCGATGGGCGAGTTCAACTACTTCTTCCGCCAGACCGAGCACGGCGTGATCTGCGCCCACACTTATCAGTATGAAGCGGACCGCTCGACCTGGGTGTTCGAGATGGACGAGGCCTGCTGGCAGGGGCACGGCTTCGCCGAGGCGGACGAGGAGGGCTCGCGCGACAAGCTGGCGGCGATCTTCGCCGAGGAGCTGGACGGCCACCCGCTGCTGCTGAACCGGTCGATGTGGCGGCGCTTCCCGCGGATCTTCTGCGAGCGGTGGTGGCACCGCAACATCGTGCTGCTGGGCGACGCCAAGGCCTCGGCGCATTTCTCGATCGGCTCCGGCACCAAGCTGGCGATGGAATGCGCCATCGCCCTGTCGGACGCGGTGGTGGCGCATGGCGAGACCAGCGTCGAGGCGGCCTTCGCCGCCTATGACAAGGCCCGGCGTACCCCGTGCCAGGTCACCCAGCACAATGCCGACGTGTCGCTGGCCTGGTTCGAGCACATGAACCGGTCCTTCGACATGGACCCGATGCAGTTCGCCATGGTGGTGATGTGCCGAGCCAAGTCGATCACCTACGACAATCTGAGGATTCGCGACCCGGAGTTCGTGCGCCGCGCCGACGACGCCTTCTACGAGCGGCTGTTCCGTGAGACCGGCGACGACTATCGCTCGAGCCGCCCGACGCCGATGTTCACCCGCTTCCGGCTGCGCGGCATGGAGCTGGCGAACCGCGTGGTGATGTCGCCGATGGCGCAGTATTCCGCCGACCGCGACGGCAACCTCACCGACTGGCACTTCGTCCACTACGCTTCGCACGCCCTGGGCGGCATGGGACTGATGTTCGTCGAGATGACCTGCCCGTCGCCGGACGCGCGGATCAGCCTCGGCTGCGCCGGCCTGTGGACCGACGCGCATGAGGCGCAGTGGAAGCGGCTGGTCGATTTCGTGCACGCCCACAGCGAGACGAAGATCGCCATGCAGCTCGGCCATTCCGGGCGCAAGGGGTCGACCCAGCTGGGCTGGGAGAACCCCGACCACCCGATCGCCGAGCCGGCGGACAACTGGCCGGTGATCTCGGCCTCGCCGGTGCCCTGGATCGAGGGCGTCAGCCCGGTGCCGCGGGAGATCGACCGCGCCGGGATGGACCGGATCAAGGCCGACTTCGTGCAGGCGGTCGAACGCGCCGCCCGCGCCGGCTTCGACCATCTCGAGCTGCACTGCGCCCACGGCTATCTCTTCGCCTCCTTTCTGTCGCCGCTGACCAACCGGCGGACGGACGAGTATGGCGGGCCGGTCGAGAACCGGCTGCGCCATCCGCTGGAGGTGTTCCGGGCGATGCGGGGTGTCTGGCCCGAGGAGCGGCCGATGTCGGTGCGCATCTCCGCCACCGACTGGAAGCAGGGCGGCATCGGCGAGGACGACGTCTTCGCCAGCGTCGAGGCCTTCCGCGACGCCGGCTGCGACCTGATCGACGTCTCCGCCGGCCAGACCGTGCCGGACCAGAAGCCGGTCTATGGCCGCATGTTCCAGGTGCAGTTCGCCGAGGCGATCCGCAACGTGCCGAAGATGGCGACCATGGCGGTCGGCGCCATCACCGAGCCGGGGCAGATCAACACCATCCTGCACACCCGACGGGCCGACCTGGTGGCGCTCGGCCGGCCGCATCTGTGGAACCCGACCTTCGTCCGCCAGGCCGAGGCCTGGTACGGCGTGCGCGGCCAGGCGTGGCCGCAGCAGTACTGGCCGGGCCGCGACCAGGCCTTCCGCGAGATCGCCCGGGCGGCCGACAAGCAGGCCGAGCTGCAGATCAAGGCCCGGCCGAGACGGCATGGGCGGTGA